In Oryza sativa Japonica Group chromosome 11, ASM3414082v1, the following are encoded in one genomic region:
- the LOC112936838 gene encoding BTB/POZ and MATH domain-containing protein 5-like → MSLAAAAGRIVRTASAIVSRPSTTSHVLRVDGYSHLVGVLQPGEHVDSCVFDAGGHSWRLQLYPNGSNDQTHRSHIGVFLQLAAAGGHPSDGDGRVRARPRFSLVDVAGKPAPSRDAGVHGFYHGHYWGFKDFIAREELERSEYLRDDCFAIQCDVDVTTVRKCHDHPVFISQNISENRVSDTT, encoded by the coding sequence ATGTcgttggcagcggcggcgggtcgcATCGTGCGCACCGCCTCCGCCATCGTCTCCAGGCCGTCGACGACCTCCCACGTGCTCAGGGTCGACGGCTACTCGCACCTCGTCGGCGTGCTCCAGCCCGGCGAGCACGTCGACTCGTGCGtcttcgacgccggcggccaCTCCTGGCGTCTCCAGCTCTACCCCAATGGCAGCAACGACCAAACACACAGGAGCCACATCGGCGTCTTCctccagctcgccgccgccggcggccaccctagcgacggcgacggccgcgtGCGTGCCCGGCCACGGTTCAGCCTGGTTGATGTCGCCGGCAAGCCAGCGCCGTCGCGGGACGCCGGAGTTCATGGCTTCTACCATGGTCATTACTGGGGATTCAAGGACTTCATCGCCAGGGAGGAATTGGAGCGATCGGAGTATCTTCGAGATGATTGTTTTGCAATCCAATGCGACGTCGATGTCACAACCGTTCGGAAGTGCCATGATCACCCGGTGTTTATCTCCCAAAATATTTCTGAAAATCGTGTATCCGATACAACATAG
- the LOC107276978 gene encoding BTB/POZ and MATH domain-containing protein 1, which translates to MTTMSATDAAIVWLGDCEGDISGRRGQRTSTSYLEPVASRTYGGNVHRFPSPRGSSSWGFHKFIRHDELERSGHLTGDRFAVRCDVTVMRATELRVEPACLAVPEPDLRAHLRRLLSTGDGADVTFRVGGGETFAAHRCVLAARSPVFKAELCGRGGAAAGRCVDVDDMGAGEFGALLHFVYTDTLLEMASRDVPAMARRLIAAAGKYQVERLKLVCEDMLRRRVDTSMAMATTTDSAATTDDQLSQRPWLTQLFFKFASRMVGGMVVDAFTPEPPTAAEKSGDASPSLSPSPSCSTVAVSEASGHHVLRIEGYKRTKMMMATGEHLNSGEFHVGGYTWRLRYYPNRYDQEFSSSISFALVRTGRDDDDVVVRARVKISLLDVAGEPVTRYSHSDNKCTFYEGHDLWAIKSFIRRVDLEDSGHLDDGGGGGDSFAVRCDLTFNVPDIRVDVDDAAAVTVPAVPPPLLHRHLGDLLASEAAADVRFNVDGEAFAAHRCILAARSPVFRAELFGSMRERAARAIVRVDDMDADAFAAFLHFVYTDELPEMDDDGEEAAAVMAKHLLVAADRYGMERLKKVCEDVLFRHVVVATAATSLALAEQHDCPELKDAILRFVTSPARLKADMASDGYEHLITSFPSIATEILAMLAAQLST; encoded by the exons ATGACCACTATGAGTGCAACGGATGCAGCGATCGTGTGGTTGGGCGATTGTGAGGGAGACATCTCGGGTCGCAGAGGTCAGCGAACATC TACCTCGTACCTCGAGCCGGTGGCGTCGCGCACGTACGGTGGCAACGTGCACAGGTTCCCGAGCCCCAGGGGTTCTTCCTCGTGGGGATTCCACAAGTTCATCCGCCACGACGAGCTCGAGAGGTCGGGCCACCTCACCGGCGACCGCTTCGCCGTCCGCTGCGACGTCACCGTCATGAGGGCCACGGAGCTCCGCGTCGAGCCGGCGTGCCTCGCCGTGCCGGAGCCGGACCTGCgcgcccacctccgccgcctcctctccaccggcgacggcgcggacgTCACGTTcagggtcggcggcggcgagacgttCGCCGCGCATAGGTGCGTGCTCGCTGCCCGGTCGCCGGTGTTCAAGGCCGAGCTCTGTGGtcgtggcggcgcggccgccggtagatgcgtcgacgtcgacgacatGGGCGCCGGGGAGTTCGGGGCTCTGCTTCACTTCGTGTACACGGACACGTTGCTGGAGATGGCCTCGCGCGACGTGCCAGCCATGGCGCGGCGGTTGATCGCGGCGGCCGGCAAATACCAAGTGGAGAGGCTGAAGCTGGTATGCGAGGACATGTTGCGCAGGCGCGTCGACACGAGCATGgccatggcgacgacgacggattCGGCAGCTACCACCGACGATCAGCTTAGCCAGCGTCCATGGCTGACGCAGCTTTTCTTCAAGTTTGCATCACGCATGGTCGGTGGCATGGTCGTCGACGCGTTCACACCTGAGCCTCCCACTGCCGCCGAGAAATCCGGCGACGCCTCGCCGTCGctatcgccatcgccgtcgtgcTCGACCGTCGCCGTCTCCGAGGCGAGTGGTCACCACGTCCTGAGGATAGAGGGATACAAGAGGACGAAGATGATGATGGCAACCGGCGAACACCTCAACTCCGGCGAGTTCCACGTCGGCGGCTACACATGGCGTCTCCGGTACTATCCAAATAGGTACGACCAGGAGTTCTCCAGCTCGATATCCTTCGCTCTGGTGCGGAccggccgcgacgacgacgatgtcgtCGTCCGAGCACGCGTCAAGATCAGCTtgctcgacgtcgccggcgagccggtGACACGGTACAGCCACAGCGACAACAAGTGCACGTTCTACGAGGGACATGATCTCTGGGCCATCAAGAGCTTCATCAGGAGGGTTGATCTGGAGGATTCCGGGCatctcgacgacggcggcggtggcggcgactccTTCGCCGTCCGGTGCGACCTCACCTTCAACGTCCCGGACATCcgcgtcgacgtcgacgacgcgGCCGCCGTCACGGTgcccgccgtgccgccgcctctcctgcaTCGCCACCTCGGCGACCTCCTCGCCTccgaggcggcggccgacgtGAGGTTCAATGTCGACGGCGAGGCGTTCGCGGCGCACCGGTGCATCCTGGCGGCGCGGTCGCCGGTGTTCCGGGCGGAGCTGTTCGGCTCCATGCGGGAGCGCGCCGCGAGGGCCATCGTCCGCGTCGACGACATGGACGCCGACGCGTTCGCGGCGTTCCTGCACTTCGTCTACACCGACGAGCTGCCGGAGATGGACGAcgatggcgaggaggcggcggcggtgatggcgaagcacctgctcgtcgccgccgacagGTACGGCATGGAGAGGCTGAAGAAGGTGTGCGAGGACGTGCTGTTCAGGCACGTCGTCGTGGCCACGGCGGCGACATCGCTGGCGTTGGCCGAGCAGCATGACTGCCCCGAGCTCAAGGACGCCATCTTGAGGTTCgtcacgtcgccggcgaggttgAAGGCGGACATGGCGAGCGACGGGTACGAGCATCTGATCACGAGCTTCCCCTCCATAGCCACGGAGATTCTCGCCATGCTTGCTGCTCAGTTGAGTACTTAG